The following are from one region of the Hydrogenophaga sp. BPS33 genome:
- the fliQ gene encoding flagellar biosynthesis protein FliQ has product MDPQAALTMAQNALFMLLMVAAPVLATVLAVGLLVSLFQAITQINEATLAFVPKLIAAIAVFAIAGPWMMTTMVEFIRSTILSIPNYAV; this is encoded by the coding sequence ATGGATCCCCAAGCCGCTCTCACGATGGCGCAGAACGCGCTGTTCATGCTGCTCATGGTCGCCGCGCCGGTGCTGGCCACGGTGCTGGCCGTGGGCCTGCTGGTGAGCCTGTTCCAGGCCATCACGCAGATCAACGAGGCCACGCTGGCCTTCGTGCCCAAGCTCATCGCGGCCATCGCGGTGTTCGCCATCGCCGGCCCCTGGATGATGACGACGATGGTCGAGTTCATCCGCAGCACGATCCTCTCGATCCCCAACTACGCGGTTTGA
- the fliN gene encoding flagellar motor switch protein FliN — MSTDTTTNTMNDAAVADEWAQALEEQAATTETVADSAPEFEASTAPATPGAGPMQDIQMVLDIPVQLSVELGRTRVPIKYILQLAQGSIVELDALAGEPMDVLINGYLIAQGEVVVVNDKFGIRLTDIVTPSERMRRVSRT, encoded by the coding sequence ATGTCAACTGATACCACCACCAACACCATGAACGACGCCGCCGTTGCCGACGAATGGGCCCAGGCCCTGGAAGAACAGGCTGCCACCACCGAAACGGTGGCCGACAGCGCACCCGAGTTCGAGGCCAGCACCGCGCCCGCGACACCCGGCGCAGGCCCGATGCAGGACATCCAGATGGTGCTGGACATCCCCGTGCAGCTCTCGGTGGAACTGGGCCGCACCCGCGTGCCGATCAAGTACATCCTGCAGCTCGCACAGGGCTCGATCGTCGAACTCGATGCGCTGGCCGGCGAACCGATGGACGTGCTCATCAACGGCTATCTGATCGCCCAGGGCGAGGTGGTGGTGGTGAACGACAAGTTCGGCATCCGCCTGACCGACATCGTGACGCCGTCCGAACGCATGCGCCGGGTGAGCCGTACTTAA
- the fliI gene encoding flagellar protein export ATPase FliI: MEDVRASASVKTPLEVRGTLTRLAGLVLEAVGLKVPVGSQCLIDNGHKEPVLAEVVGFSQDRAYLMPAGDTHGLSSGASVTPLAPYRTVPRVGQANKPPSPDDRGTLRLPLGRGLLGRVVDSHGNPLDKMGPIENVDIEPMDRAPLNAMERDPVRTPLDTGVRAINALLTVGRGQRIGLFAGSGVGKSVLLGMMARYTKADVIVVGLIGERGREVKEFIEDILGVEGRQRAVVVAAPADAPPLVRMQGAAYATAIAERFRDDGLDVLLLMDSLTRYAMAQREIALAIGEPPATKGYPPSCFAKLPQLVERSGNGLNGRGSITAFYTVLSEGDDQQDPIADAARAILDGHIVLSRALAESGHFPAIDVEASASRVMHNVAGAVHLDMARRFRGLYSRYQKSRDLIQLGAYVAGSDPETDRAIVLYPALQRFLMQGMHEAASLPESLQQMKEALQDEKEKAAPQRQARPHHNPYSA, translated from the coding sequence ATGGAAGACGTGCGCGCCAGCGCCAGCGTGAAGACGCCGCTGGAAGTGCGCGGCACGCTCACCCGGCTGGCCGGCCTGGTGCTCGAAGCCGTGGGCCTGAAGGTGCCGGTGGGTTCGCAGTGCCTGATCGACAACGGCCACAAGGAGCCGGTGCTGGCCGAGGTGGTGGGTTTTTCCCAGGACCGCGCCTACCTCATGCCCGCTGGCGACACGCATGGCCTGTCCAGCGGCGCCAGCGTCACGCCGCTGGCGCCCTACCGCACCGTGCCGCGCGTGGGCCAGGCCAACAAGCCGCCTTCGCCCGACGACCGGGGCACCCTGCGCCTGCCCCTGGGCCGTGGCCTGCTCGGCCGCGTGGTCGACTCGCACGGCAACCCGCTGGACAAGATGGGGCCGATCGAGAACGTCGACATCGAACCCATGGACCGCGCACCGCTCAACGCGATGGAACGCGACCCGGTGCGCACGCCGCTGGACACCGGCGTTCGCGCCATCAACGCCTTGCTCACCGTGGGCCGTGGCCAGCGCATCGGCCTCTTCGCCGGCTCCGGCGTGGGCAAGAGCGTACTGCTGGGCATGATGGCGCGCTACACCAAGGCCGACGTGATCGTGGTCGGCCTGATCGGCGAGCGCGGCCGCGAAGTGAAGGAATTCATCGAGGACATCCTCGGCGTCGAAGGCCGCCAACGCGCCGTGGTCGTGGCGGCTCCCGCAGACGCGCCCCCGCTGGTGCGCATGCAGGGCGCGGCCTACGCCACCGCGATCGCCGAGCGCTTCCGCGACGACGGCCTGGACGTGCTGCTGCTCATGGATTCGCTCACCCGCTACGCGATGGCGCAGCGCGAGATCGCGCTGGCCATCGGCGAGCCACCCGCCACCAAGGGCTATCCGCCTTCGTGCTTCGCCAAGCTGCCGCAGCTGGTGGAGCGCAGCGGCAACGGGCTCAACGGCAGGGGTTCGATCACCGCGTTCTACACCGTGCTCTCCGAAGGCGACGACCAGCAAGACCCGATCGCCGATGCGGCGCGCGCGATTCTCGATGGCCACATCGTGCTCTCGCGCGCGCTGGCCGAGTCGGGCCACTTCCCCGCCATCGACGTTGAGGCCTCGGCCTCGCGCGTGATGCACAACGTGGCCGGTGCGGTGCACCTGGACATGGCCCGCCGCTTCCGCGGCCTGTATTCGCGCTATCAGAAGAGCCGCGACCTGATCCAGCTCGGCGCCTATGTGGCCGGCAGCGACCCCGAGACCGACCGTGCCATCGTGCTCTACCCGGCGTTGCAACGCTTCCTGATGCAGGGCATGCACGAAGCCGCTTCGCTGCCCGAGAGCCTGCAGCAGATGAAGGAGGCGCTGCAGGACGAGAAGGAGAAGGCCGCGCCACAGCGCCAGGCCCGCCCGCACCACAACCCATATAGCGCATGA
- the fliR gene encoding flagellar biosynthetic protein FliR — translation MPTFTEAQIMALVMPVFWPFLRILAVFSSAPIFSSRSVPMRTRVGLAMLVALCAQAGLPEQPMVALTDPGAFAAVVQQVVVGVAIGLAVRIVFAAVELAGELIGLQMGLNFAGFFDPSTNSQSSTVGRFFGNTTMLLFVVMGGHLMLLQAVIASFNTFPVGASAFESVNRMQLHELGAVVFRYGLWIALPMIGMLIFINIVLGFISRIAPQMNAFAIGFPLTLSAGLVGIAFTLPMLDAPVAALMRLATNIFTGG, via the coding sequence ATGCCGACCTTCACCGAAGCCCAGATCATGGCGCTGGTCATGCCGGTGTTCTGGCCGTTCCTGCGCATCCTGGCGGTGTTCTCCAGCGCGCCCATCTTCTCCTCGCGCTCGGTGCCGATGCGCACCCGGGTGGGCCTGGCAATGCTGGTGGCGCTGTGCGCGCAGGCGGGTTTGCCCGAACAACCCATGGTGGCCCTCACCGATCCGGGCGCGTTCGCCGCGGTCGTGCAGCAGGTGGTCGTGGGCGTGGCCATCGGCCTGGCGGTGCGCATCGTGTTCGCCGCGGTCGAACTCGCGGGCGAACTCATCGGCTTGCAGATGGGCTTGAACTTCGCGGGCTTCTTCGATCCGTCCACCAACTCGCAATCGAGCACGGTCGGACGCTTCTTCGGCAACACCACCATGCTGCTGTTCGTGGTGATGGGCGGCCACCTCATGTTGCTGCAAGCGGTGATCGCCAGTTTCAACACCTTCCCCGTGGGCGCAAGCGCCTTCGAGTCGGTCAACCGCATGCAGCTGCACGAGCTGGGCGCGGTGGTGTTCCGCTACGGTCTCTGGATCGCCCTGCCGATGATCGGCATGCTCATCTTCATCAACATCGTGCTGGGGTTCATCTCGCGCATCGCGCCGCAGATGAACGCCTTCGCCATCGGTTTTCCGCTGACGCTGTCAGCGGGCCTGGTGGGCATCGCCTTCACGCTACCGATGCTGGACGCGCCAGTGGCCGCGCTGATGCGTCTGGCGACCAACATCTTCACGGGTGGATAG
- a CDS encoding ankyrin repeat domain-containing protein, with the protein MNNTSATPYTRQPTGLQPDSAPPLHLPSGPGGPATTTTTTNTTTTTTTTSTTQTTATALPGDVTTTTTALAPQPTLSIQAQAVREAGLSHAQQLERAIVDGDKKAVEALLKAHPSVLNKPLSTGGTALQLAVRQPGAVEQGIVDVLLWQGTADVNQADHKGMTPLHEAAKAGHFTIVAALLNRKAHPNPRTVDNHSTPLHLALAHRQESVVRMLLGLGVADVNARRTAGATPFYLAISHELLDMAKLLQSKGADVHTSLPNGWSPLLVACRDGSPFTVAWLIKQGVDLHARGIRGHTALHMAAMNTRHPENTEALRAAMPADKFREMANQPNDWRTLPVGLAAQCGQPLKVIQSLQMTQMAQPIQLAPTTFKRCWIIVGADHAAWDHGPFFKCGAAAGIEMHKLGDGMQDLSWQGLMDLPRMDGDMVALNFHSYWDDAYQQVMVILGRSERAPLVEVFRLLFEKGVLRILGLGCDIKRAIEAMRGRFQHDPGIPRPRHQDGGYQGLHITTVGGDGTNLIELNMQALVLWIEDGGTERTTGQPGIALLQRSAPPMNTLTWDAHQQALVIHERATLKAQELGDLQPRDAHRIRVGLLLMHASDNHFAEVKALVIEHGVDLNECDAFGLTALHHASQKGHLDIVRFILSQAPHQVHATAKQGDTPLHAASRAGHHGVVQLLLDHKASIHQANTAGLMPLHLALEWKHEETVRLLRAAAGAMRV; encoded by the coding sequence ATGAACAACACCTCTGCGACGCCGTACACCCGACAACCGACCGGGCTGCAACCCGATTCCGCACCCCCGCTCCACCTACCGAGCGGGCCAGGCGGCCCAGCCACCACCACGACCACCACAAATACCACGACTACCACGACCACCACGTCGACCACACAAACGACCGCCACCGCATTGCCGGGTGACGTGACCACCACGACGACGGCGTTGGCGCCACAGCCTACGCTCTCCATCCAGGCGCAGGCTGTTCGCGAAGCCGGTCTGAGCCACGCGCAGCAGCTGGAACGGGCCATCGTCGATGGCGACAAGAAGGCGGTGGAGGCGCTGTTGAAGGCACATCCCTCCGTGCTGAACAAGCCCTTGAGCACGGGAGGAACCGCCTTGCAGCTGGCCGTGCGGCAGCCGGGGGCGGTGGAGCAAGGCATTGTCGATGTCCTGTTGTGGCAGGGCACCGCTGATGTGAACCAAGCCGACCACAAAGGCATGACGCCCTTGCACGAAGCGGCCAAGGCGGGCCATTTCACCATCGTGGCTGCGCTGTTGAACCGCAAGGCCCATCCCAACCCCCGCACGGTCGACAACCACTCGACGCCGCTGCACCTGGCACTGGCCCACCGCCAGGAATCCGTCGTTCGAATGCTGCTGGGGCTTGGTGTGGCCGACGTAAACGCCCGCCGCACCGCCGGTGCCACCCCGTTTTACCTCGCCATTTCACACGAGCTTCTCGACATGGCGAAGTTGTTGCAGTCCAAAGGGGCGGACGTTCACACATCCTTGCCCAACGGATGGTCTCCACTGCTGGTCGCCTGTCGGGACGGGAGCCCGTTCACAGTGGCTTGGCTGATCAAGCAAGGCGTGGACCTGCATGCGCGGGGCATTCGCGGTCATACCGCCTTGCACATGGCTGCCATGAACACCCGCCATCCGGAAAACACCGAGGCGCTGCGGGCCGCCATGCCAGCCGACAAGTTCCGGGAAATGGCCAACCAGCCCAACGACTGGCGCACCTTGCCGGTGGGTCTGGCGGCGCAGTGTGGCCAGCCGCTCAAAGTCATCCAATCCCTGCAAATGACACAAATGGCCCAGCCCATCCAGCTCGCCCCGACGACGTTCAAGCGGTGTTGGATCATCGTGGGCGCAGACCATGCGGCTTGGGACCACGGCCCCTTTTTCAAATGCGGTGCCGCGGCCGGGATCGAGATGCACAAGCTGGGCGATGGTATGCAAGACCTGAGTTGGCAAGGCTTGATGGATCTGCCCAGGATGGATGGCGACATGGTCGCGCTGAACTTTCACTCGTACTGGGACGACGCCTACCAGCAGGTGATGGTGATCTTGGGCCGCAGCGAGCGTGCGCCCTTGGTCGAGGTGTTTCGCTTGCTGTTTGAAAAAGGCGTGTTGCGCATCCTCGGCTTGGGTTGTGACATCAAGCGGGCCATCGAAGCCATGCGCGGCCGGTTTCAACACGATCCGGGCATTCCTCGGCCGCGTCACCAGGATGGCGGCTATCAGGGGCTTCACATCACCACGGTTGGCGGCGACGGCACGAATTTGATCGAGCTGAACATGCAGGCGCTGGTCTTGTGGATCGAAGATGGCGGTACTGAGCGAACCACCGGCCAACCCGGTATTGCGTTGTTGCAGCGCTCCGCGCCCCCCATGAACACCTTGACGTGGGATGCCCACCAGCAAGCGCTGGTGATCCATGAGCGCGCCACGCTGAAGGCGCAAGAGCTCGGTGATCTGCAGCCGCGGGATGCGCACCGAATCCGGGTCGGCCTGCTGTTGATGCATGCCAGCGACAACCACTTTGCCGAGGTCAAGGCGCTGGTGATCGAACACGGTGTGGATCTGAACGAGTGCGATGCATTCGGGCTGACGGCACTCCACCACGCGAGCCAGAAAGGCCATTTGGACATCGTCCGGTTCATCCTGTCGCAGGCGCCACATCAAGTGCACGCGACCGCCAAACAAGGCGACACGCCGCTGCACGCCGCCAGCAGAGCGGGCCACCATGGTGTGGTCCAGCTGTTGCTGGACCACAAGGCCTCGATCCATCAGGCCAACACGGCGGGGCTCATGCCGCTGCACTTGGCGCTTGAATGGAAACACGAGGAGACGGTGCGGCTGTTGAGAGCCGCTGCGGGCGCGATGCGCGTCTGA
- the fliJ gene encoding flagellar export protein FliJ, with protein sequence MTQLQTLHKVVDIAEKRRDEALGALAQKQRELQAAQSQMDQLAAYAKEAEARWASRSAVGVDAALLMHHRQFMQKIHHAMEFQHSVLSERQQQIDQAQAQVHVAERDLAGLRKFTDRKQQAIDLKVQRQDQKQTDEMALTIHLRQHLAQSLARH encoded by the coding sequence ATGACCCAGCTACAAACCCTGCACAAGGTGGTGGACATCGCGGAAAAACGGCGCGACGAAGCCCTGGGCGCGTTGGCCCAGAAGCAGCGCGAGCTGCAAGCCGCGCAGAGCCAGATGGACCAATTGGCCGCGTACGCGAAGGAAGCCGAAGCCCGCTGGGCATCGCGCAGCGCGGTGGGGGTGGACGCGGCCCTGCTCATGCACCACCGCCAGTTCATGCAAAAGATTCACCACGCCATGGAATTCCAGCACAGCGTGCTCAGCGAGCGGCAGCAACAGATCGACCAGGCCCAGGCACAGGTGCACGTGGCCGAACGCGACCTGGCCGGCCTGCGCAAGTTCACCGACCGCAAACAACAGGCCATCGACCTCAAGGTCCAACGCCAGGACCAGAAGCAGACCGACGAGATGGCATTGACCATCCACCTGCGCCAGCACCTGGCGCAATCCCTGGCCCGCCATTGA
- a CDS encoding flagellar basal body-associated FliL family protein, which translates to MSAAAATATAAAPEAPKKKSKKLLFIVLGVVVLAVLGAAAALFILKKNTAEDDYEEDDGHTPVAQAKTSKTAPTFLPLENMVINLADPGGNRFIQLGLTLQLQDAVTETAVKSYLPSIRSQVLVLISQRTTEELLVVAGKEKLANDIIATISKEMGYAMPAEKNADGTPPRRTRAAPNPVQAVLFSSFIIQ; encoded by the coding sequence ATGTCTGCCGCTGCTGCCACCGCCACCGCTGCCGCTCCCGAAGCGCCCAAGAAGAAAAGCAAGAAACTGCTGTTCATCGTGCTCGGCGTGGTCGTGCTCGCCGTGCTGGGCGCGGCCGCGGCGCTGTTCATCCTCAAGAAGAACACCGCCGAGGACGACTACGAAGAAGACGACGGCCATACGCCCGTGGCGCAGGCCAAGACCTCCAAGACCGCCCCCACCTTCCTGCCGCTGGAAAACATGGTGATCAACCTGGCCGATCCGGGGGGCAACCGCTTCATCCAGCTCGGCCTCACGCTGCAGTTGCAGGACGCCGTCACCGAAACCGCGGTGAAGTCCTACCTGCCAAGCATCCGCAGCCAGGTGCTGGTGCTGATCTCGCAGCGCACGACCGAGGAACTGCTGGTGGTCGCGGGCAAGGAAAAGCTGGCCAACGACATCATCGCGACCATCTCCAAGGAAATGGGCTACGCCATGCCTGCCGAGAAGAACGCCGACGGCACACCCCCGCGCCGCACGCGCGCCGCACCCAACCCGGTGCAGGCCGTGCTGTTCTCCAGCTTCATCATTCAATAA
- the fliM gene encoding flagellar motor switch protein FliM: MADSFLSQEEIDALLEGVTGESQKLAKEEAPTGGVRDYNLSSQERIVRGRMPTMEIVNERFSRNLRLGLFNFIRRSPEISVGAVQVQKYSAFLRELVVPTNFNIMAIRPLRGNGLVVCEPSLLFGVIDSLYGGTGKFHTRIEGRDFSATEQRVINRLVDVVSEEYKKAWRGVYPIELAYQRSEMQPQFATIATPSEIVVSTSFSLEIGDISGSLHICMPYATLEPIRDVLYSAVQGDAIEVDRRWVKLLSHEIQAAEVTMVAELAQTEATVEQLLAMQIGDFIELDRSPTIKAHVDGVPVFECQYGTHKGKYALRVERNLRGTESHWLGDSYVN, from the coding sequence ATGGCCGACTCGTTTCTGTCCCAGGAAGAAATCGACGCCCTGCTCGAGGGCGTGACCGGCGAGAGCCAGAAGCTCGCCAAGGAAGAGGCCCCCACCGGCGGTGTGCGGGACTACAACCTCTCCAGCCAGGAACGCATCGTGCGTGGGCGCATGCCCACCATGGAAATCGTCAACGAACGGTTCTCGCGCAACCTGCGCCTGGGCCTGTTCAACTTCATACGCCGCAGCCCCGAGATTTCGGTGGGCGCGGTGCAGGTGCAGAAATACAGCGCCTTCCTGCGCGAGCTGGTGGTGCCGACGAACTTCAACATCATGGCAATCCGCCCGCTGCGCGGCAACGGCCTGGTGGTGTGCGAGCCTTCGCTGCTGTTCGGCGTGATCGACAGCCTGTACGGCGGCACCGGCAAGTTCCACACCCGCATCGAAGGGCGCGACTTCTCGGCCACCGAACAGCGCGTGATCAACCGCCTGGTGGACGTGGTGTCCGAGGAATACAAGAAGGCCTGGCGCGGCGTGTACCCGATCGAGCTGGCCTACCAGCGCTCGGAAATGCAGCCCCAGTTCGCCACCATCGCCACGCCCAGCGAAATCGTGGTCTCCACCAGCTTCTCGCTGGAGATCGGCGACATCTCGGGCTCGTTGCACATCTGCATGCCCTACGCCACGCTGGAGCCGATCCGCGACGTGCTGTACTCCGCCGTGCAGGGCGATGCCATCGAAGTCGACCGCCGCTGGGTCAAGCTGCTGAGCCACGAGATCCAGGCCGCCGAGGTGACCATGGTGGCCGAGCTGGCCCAGACCGAGGCCACGGTGGAACAGCTGCTGGCCATGCAGATCGGCGATTTCATCGAGCTCGACCGCTCGCCCACGATCAAGGCCCACGTCGACGGCGTGCCCGTCTTCGAATGCCAGTACGGCACCCACAAGGGCAAATACGCGCTGCGCGTGGAACGCAATCTGCGCGGCACCGAATCGCACTGGTTGGGAGATTCCTATGTCAACTGA
- the fliP gene encoding flagellar type III secretion system pore protein FliP (The bacterial flagellar biogenesis protein FliP forms a type III secretion system (T3SS)-type pore required for flagellar assembly.) codes for MLLAGLLLLCASGAWAQGAPASPGPSLPIMIGQGAGGNSYSVPIQTLLFFTALSFLPAVLLLMTGFTRIVIVLSLLRQALGTQSAPPNQVIVGLSLFLTLFVMGPTLDRVYADAYEPYSRNAISFEQALDRGQLPMREFMLKQTRQSDFELFAKLAKLPADVTAQNAPFRVLVPAFVTSELKTAFQIGFMIFIPFLVIDMVVASVLMSLGMMMLSPVLVALPFKLMLFVLADGWNLLIGSLAASFST; via the coding sequence ATGCTGTTGGCCGGCCTGCTGCTCCTGTGTGCCAGCGGCGCCTGGGCACAAGGCGCTCCGGCCTCCCCCGGCCCCTCGCTGCCGATCATGATCGGCCAGGGCGCGGGCGGCAATTCCTACTCGGTGCCGATCCAGACGCTGCTGTTCTTCACCGCGCTGTCCTTCCTGCCGGCCGTGCTGCTGCTCATGACGGGTTTCACCCGCATCGTGATCGTGCTCTCGCTGCTGCGCCAGGCGCTGGGCACGCAATCGGCGCCCCCCAACCAGGTGATCGTCGGCCTGTCGCTGTTCCTCACGCTGTTCGTGATGGGCCCCACGCTGGACCGCGTGTACGCCGACGCCTACGAGCCCTATTCCCGCAACGCGATCAGCTTCGAACAGGCACTCGATCGCGGCCAGCTGCCCATGCGCGAATTCATGCTCAAGCAAACGCGCCAGTCGGACTTCGAACTCTTCGCCAAGCTGGCCAAGCTGCCCGCCGACGTGACCGCGCAGAACGCGCCGTTTCGCGTACTGGTGCCGGCCTTCGTGACCAGCGAACTCAAGACCGCGTTCCAGATCGGCTTCATGATCTTCATTCCGTTCCTGGTGATCGACATGGTGGTCGCCAGCGTGCTCATGTCGCTGGGCATGATGATGCTCTCGCCCGTGCTGGTGGCACTGCCGTTCAAGCTCATGCTGTTCGTGTTGGCCGATGGCTGGAACCTGTTGATCGGCTCCTTGGCCGCATCCTTCTCGACTTAG
- a CDS encoding FliO/MopB family protein has product MLQNLTPVLVLLAVLVGIAFALKWARRRLPGAAGHSGPPMQLLSQLSLGPQQRVVTMQIGQGEDRVCLVLGVSPGSVNTLHQMKMPADLPESPIATPASGFAARLAQLTQPPKPHA; this is encoded by the coding sequence ATGTTGCAAAACCTCACCCCCGTCCTGGTGCTGCTCGCCGTTCTGGTGGGCATTGCCTTCGCACTGAAATGGGCGCGCCGCCGCCTGCCCGGTGCGGCCGGCCACAGCGGCCCGCCGATGCAATTGCTCTCCCAGCTCTCGCTGGGCCCCCAACAGCGGGTGGTGACGATGCAGATCGGCCAGGGCGAAGACCGCGTGTGCCTGGTGCTCGGCGTCTCGCCCGGCAGCGTGAACACGCTGCACCAGATGAAGATGCCGGCCGACCTGCCCGAGTCGCCCATTGCCACGCCAGCGTCCGGTTTTGCCGCGCGGCTGGCCCAGCTCACCCAACCTCCCAAACCCCATGCTTGA
- the fliK gene encoding flagellar hook-length control protein FliK encodes MTTTASTGSTAAKPAEHAHKPQQDKARPEADKAGQASDLFSAMLALMSDAQGDASAADEALDTHKKEADANALDPLGAMLAWMKRDPASDADGQARAGTPGAAAGTATQAPREGGIGIDGMARVDEPAPPLANPSAQARAASRPAFSPLNPHAPVPAASAADGQASGGGPQPLAWQRGGPVGSTDALQQQQAAQLAQVRTTVAMNERLGLASPSPERGAVALAPSEFASTQNAFNMAGGNAAGVKTGPVSGMAATGDSNTAGLVGVGAANDGSGGSGGASGDASAQAQGNDAQNPYAAEAETSTVSHWGTQHLRHASLRVGGEGSADAIDIQLQLQGQEVQVNFQTDNAEARAQLRESAGESLADLMQRGGIQLGSVSVGSQGPSHGDGSQAHAATAQMPRAAQRQPSPPQAVSREPIEHTRADGSRPLDVFA; translated from the coding sequence ATGACCACCACCGCCTCCACCGGCAGCACAGCCGCCAAGCCCGCCGAGCACGCCCACAAGCCCCAGCAGGACAAGGCGCGCCCCGAAGCGGACAAGGCCGGCCAGGCCTCGGACCTGTTTTCCGCGATGCTCGCGCTGATGAGCGACGCCCAGGGCGACGCCAGCGCGGCGGACGAAGCGCTGGACACCCACAAGAAGGAGGCCGATGCCAACGCTCTCGATCCCTTGGGCGCCATGCTGGCCTGGATGAAGCGGGACCCCGCCAGCGACGCCGACGGCCAGGCGCGTGCGGGCACACCGGGGGCCGCAGCCGGCACCGCCACCCAAGCGCCGCGCGAAGGCGGCATCGGCATCGATGGCATGGCACGGGTCGATGAACCCGCCCCGCCGCTGGCCAACCCCAGCGCGCAGGCACGCGCCGCCTCGCGCCCCGCCTTCAGCCCTCTCAACCCGCACGCGCCCGTCCCCGCCGCATCGGCCGCCGACGGGCAGGCATCCGGCGGTGGACCCCAGCCGCTGGCGTGGCAACGCGGCGGCCCTGTGGGCAGCACCGATGCGCTGCAGCAGCAACAGGCGGCGCAACTGGCCCAGGTGCGCACCACCGTCGCCATGAACGAGCGCTTGGGACTGGCCAGCCCGTCGCCCGAGCGCGGCGCGGTGGCGCTGGCCCCAAGCGAATTCGCGTCCACCCAGAACGCCTTCAACATGGCGGGCGGCAATGCCGCCGGCGTGAAGACCGGCCCGGTGTCGGGCATGGCCGCAACGGGCGACAGCAACACCGCGGGCCTCGTGGGTGTGGGTGCTGCCAACGATGGCAGTGGCGGCAGTGGCGGCGCCAGCGGAGACGCTTCTGCCCAGGCACAAGGCAACGACGCGCAGAACCCCTACGCCGCCGAAGCCGAGACCAGCACCGTGAGCCACTGGGGCACGCAGCACCTGCGCCACGCCAGCCTGCGCGTGGGTGGCGAAGGCAGCGCCGACGCGATCGACATCCAGTTGCAGCTTCAAGGCCAGGAGGTGCAGGTGAACTTCCAGACCGACAACGCCGAAGCGCGTGCGCAACTGCGCGAGAGCGCGGGCGAATCGCTGGCCGATCTGATGCAGCGCGGTGGCATCCAGCTGGGCAGCGTGTCGGTGGGGTCGCAGGGACCGTCGCACGGCGACGGGTCACAGGCGCATGCGGCCACGGCACAGATGCCGCGCGCCGCACAACGCCAGCCGTCACCACCGCAGGCGGTGTCCCGGGAGCCCATCGAGCACACGCGCGCCGACGGCTCGCGACCGCTGGATGTGTTTGCCTGA